TTATGGTACATGAGGATCATAGCAACAAAGAATTTCCTCGGAGATTGGGAACCATTCGAAGGTAGATTTTCATTTCCGTTCGCGCTCGATCACTTCACGGTACAAATCCTCGACTTGCTGTCGCGCCCAAGGCGTGCGGCGCAGGAATTTGAGGCTGGATGAAATGCTTGGGTCACTGCGAAAACAATTGATCGGCACCCGAATGCCAAGCATTTCCCAGCCGTAGTAGTCTACGAGGTGCTCCAAAATCATCTGAAGCGTCTTCCCATGCAACGGATCTGGGTTTTGCATTGCCATCCAACAAATTAAGCGAATTTTAATGACCACTGCCAGTTTATAACTTTTTTGCTGAAATCAAGTGAGATAAGTATTGCCTACCGTCCTCTAAATCCGTAACTTGTGGGTTCAATCGGCAGTATCTATGAAAAAAGCAATTACCCTTCTGAGTTTGCTATTGGTATTCTATTCTGGTTCATTGTCAGCGCAATGTACACTCGCCAACTTCACCTCAGTCGCGAATCTTGGTCCAGCCAACTTCCCTTACTTTGCTGCCGGACCCGGGATCACGGTTACGGCTTCTGCGCCAGGCGTTCCCACGCTTGGTAACACTTCCTATACTTGTGGCGCGCAAACATTTGCTTGCGCGTCCCCGACTTGGTGGCTCAATGCGACCAACCATGTGCTTACGTTGACCTTTTCATGTCCCATTGGGCGCTTCTCCGTAGT
The DNA window shown above is from Bacteroidota bacterium and carries:
- a CDS encoding DUF2132 domain-containing protein, which produces MAMQNPDPLHGKTLQMILEHLVDYYGWEMLGIRVPINCFRSDPSISSSLKFLRRTPWARQQVEDLYREVIERERK